GCCACGTTCTTATCGCCCGGCGGGCCGCACGCGACCGGAAGAGTGCCCGTGACTACGGTGCGACGACGCGCGCCCGGTCACGCACGCGATCGTTTTCGATATCGGCCATCGTCAGCACCTGCCGGCGCTCCCAGTCCGCGCCCGCCTCGGGATGATCGGCGCGGAAGTGAGCGCCGCGGCTCTCCGTGCGCCGCAGGGCGGCGGTGACCAGTAACCGCGCGACGGTGAGCATGTTGTCGAGTTCGCCGGCACGACGAAGACCGGCGAAATCGGCGGGGCCGTCGGCGAGCGCCTCTGCCTGCAAAGCAGCAAGCCGAGCCTGAAGCGCCGCGAGGCCGGACGAGGCCACAGCGAGACCGTCGCCCGTGCGGACGATGCCAACGTGTTCGGTCATCAGCGCGCGCAGCTCGGAGCGCATCGCCTCGAGCTCGGCTTGCGGCAATGCCGCAATCACCGGCGTGCCACGAGCGGAATCGACCGCCGGACTGCTCGTCCGCGCGGATGCACGGATATCCCCGGCGACACGATGACCGAAGACGAGCCCCTCAAGCAGCGAGTTACTGGCAAGGCGATTGGCGCCATGCACTCCCGTCATCGCCACCTCGCCGCACGCCCACAGGCCGGCAACGCCGGTGCGACCGTGCTCATCGGTGACAACGCCGCCCATATGATAATGGGCCGCCGGAACGACAGGGACCGGCCGCTCGCAGGGTTCATAGCCCGCCTCCCGGCAGAGGGCCAGGCCTTGCGGGAAACTCTTCTCGCCCTTTGCCGCCAGTGCCGGACGCATGTCGAGCATCACCGGATGCCCCGATGCTGTCCGCCGGGCGATGGCGCGGGCGACGACGTCTCGCGGCGCCAACTCGGCCAGGGGATGTTCATCCGGCATGAACCGGTGCCCGTGTTCGTCAAGCAGCAGCGCGCCGGCGCCGCGCAGCGCCTCGGTCAGCAGCGGCAGACGCGATCCGCCGCCGGCACCCGCCGGCAGCAGCGCGGTCGGATGGAACTGAACGAACTCGATGTCGGCGAGCCGCGCCCCGGCGCGCGCCGCCAACGCCAGCCCGTCGCCGGTTGCTTCGACGGGATTCGTTGTCGCCCGCCACAGGTTGCCGGTGCCACCCGTCGCCAGCACGACGTGGTTCGCGTGAACCTGAACCCACCCATCATGGGCGTGAAAGGCGGTCAGCCCGGTGACGCGCTCACCGTTGCCGACCAAGTCGGTAACGAAGCAGTCGGTCACGATGCGAACCGAGGGCGTCGCCGCGATCATTGCCAGCAGGGCGCCGACGAGATTGCGGCCGGTAGCGTCACCTCCGGCATGAACGATGCGGTCGATCGAATGAGCGGCCTCCCGGCCGAGGACAATGCGTCCGTCCGGCGCGCGGTCGAACGGCACACCGGCATCGATCAGCGAGCGCACCGCTTGCGCCCCCTCGCGG
This genomic stretch from Rhodospirillales bacterium harbors:
- a CDS encoding L-aspartate oxidase: MPDAYREHFVQHWRSSVVIVGSGVAGLACALALAPAPVLLLTKTPAAPSGSSALAQGGIAAAVGLGDTAESHAADTVAAGAGLVDEARALLLAREGAQAVRSLIDAGVPFDRAPDGRIVLGREAAHSIDRIVHAGGDATGRNLVGALLAMIAATPSVRIVTDCFVTDLVGNGERVTGLTAFHAHDGWVQVHANHVVLATGGTGNLWRATTNPVEATGDGLALAARAGARLADIEFVQFHPTALLPAGAGGGSRLPLLTEALRGAGALLLDEHGHRFMPDEHPLAELAPRDVVARAIARRTASGHPVMLDMRPALAAKGEKSFPQGLALCREAGYEPCERPVPVVPAAHYHMGGVVTDEHGRTGVAGLWACGEVAMTGVHGANRLASNSLLEGLVFGHRVAGDIRASARTSSPAVDSARGTPVIAALPQAELEAMRSELRALMTEHVGIVRTGDGLAVASSGLAALQARLAALQAEALADGPADFAGLRRAGELDNMLTVARLLVTAALRRTESRGAHFRADHPEAGADWERRQVLTMADIENDRVRDRARVVAP